Proteins from a genomic interval of Candidatus Binatus sp.:
- a CDS encoding formate dehydrogenase subunit delta yields MDIEHLVMMANDIGAYFAGYPSHDEAVVAIEHHLRHFWEPRMRRDLIEYAARGGAGLKPLVREAIDLMARQTGPEAEDRND; encoded by the coding sequence GTGGATATCGAGCACCTCGTCATGATGGCCAACGATATCGGCGCATACTTTGCGGGATATCCTAGCCATGATGAAGCGGTCGTCGCGATTGAGCATCATCTGAGGCATTTCTGGGAACCGCGGATGCGGCGCGATCTGATCGAATACGCGGCGCGCGGCGGCGCGGGACTGAAGCCACTGGTGCGCGAAGCGATCGACCTGATGGCGCGACAAACCGGACCCGAAGCGGAAGACCGCAACGACTAG